Proteins encoded in a region of the Scyliorhinus canicula chromosome 2, sScyCan1.1, whole genome shotgun sequence genome:
- the slc10a1 gene encoding sodium/bile acid cotransporter — protein sequence MNVTGEEYLVDDAWNALLNLTPVSNRTVGWTEQPKGTLIDQTITVISVIALFITMISLGCTMELPMIKLHTLKPKGVLIAVFSQYGIMPFTAFSLAKIFRLSTMESLSVLICGCCPGGTLSNIFSLALNGDMNLSIVMTTCSTVLALGMMPLLLYLYCKGLSLANKVPYKEISTSLFLTLIPCGIGIFINSKYPKYSKIITKTGLFILLLAALIIGILSGMSIGTALWMFFSSRLLVTTALMPAIGYTLGYALSCLCRLSERCKRTVSMETGCQNVQLCATILKVAFRQEDIGALYLFPFIFLAFQLSEALILVVIYQSYERIKKTKEPSAKMIYVPVEDTREQLTLPELAKPCGPVVTFKSSETQSPK from the exons ATGAACGTCACCGGTGAGGAATATTTGGTGGACGATGCTTGGAATGCGCTTCTGAACTTAACACCAGTCTCAAACCGAACTGTGGGATGGACAGAGCAGCCAAAAGGAACGCTAATAGATCAAACCATCACTGTCATCTCAGTCATTGCCCTGTTCATCACGATGATCTCACTGGGGTGCACGATGGAGTTGCCAATGATCAAGCTTCACACTTTGAAACCTAAGGGGGTGTTGATTGCAGTGTTTTCTCAATATGGGATTATGCCCTTTACAGCCTTCAGCCTTGCCAAGATATTCAGGCTGTCCACCATGGAGTCTCTGTCTGTCCTTATCTGTGGCTGCTGCCCGGGAGGAACACTCTCCAATATCTTCTCACTGGCACTGAATGGAGACATGAATCTCAG TATTGTGATGACCACGTGTTCTACAGTTCTGGCACTTGGCATGATGCCGCTTCTCCTTTATCTCTACTGCAAGGGCCTATCGCTGGCAAATAAAGTCCCGTACAAGGAAATCTCCACAAGCCTGTTCTTAACCCTCATTCCTTGTGGAATTGGCATCTTCATCAATAGCAAGTACCCAAAGTACTCAAAGATCATAACTAAA ACTGGCCTGTTTATTCTCCTCCTCGCAGCATTAATAATTGGCATCTTGTCAGGAATGTCAATTGGGACTGCTCTCTGGATGTTTTTCTCCTCTCGCCTGCTTGTCACCACGGCCCTAATGCCAGCTATCGGATATACTTTGGGATATGCCCTCTCATGCTTATGCAGGTTATCAGAAAG GTGCAAACGGACCGTTTCTATGGAAACCGGATGCCAGAATGTTCAGCTGTGTGCCACCATCCTCAAAGTTGCTTTCCGCCAAGAAGATATTGGTGCTCTTTACTTATTCCCATTCATTTTCCTGGCGTTTCAACTTTCTGAAGCGTTAATCCTTGTAGTGATCTATCAAAGTTACGAAAGGATAAAAAAAACGAAGGAACCGA GTGCCAAAATGATTTACGTGCCAGTGGAGGACACGAGGGAACAGCTTACACTTCCTGAACTAGCAAAGCCTTGTGGCCCCGTGGTGACCTTCAAGAGCAGTGAAACACAGAGTCCCAAATAA